A stretch of the Aminipila terrae genome encodes the following:
- a CDS encoding LacI family DNA-binding transcriptional regulator: MKKSITIKEIAEKAQVSIATVSMVLNKKDKKISQATREKILIIAEKYNYTPNTMARSLITKQTRTIGLIIPDIVNPFFPEIARGVEDKASELGYSVIYCNTDDKIKREDKYINVLTEKMVDGIIFAHSSDRQMGFDSLDRCKVPILLIDRDYENKNVIGRVVVDNKKGAYMATSYLLDRGYKKIAYIAGSITTTTAIGRLEGYNQALTERKLVIDNRYIKVGEYKMQWGMQAAEQLLCEKEPADAIFCGNDLIAIGAIKKLKEYGLRVPEDIGIVGFDDIYLASLVEPPLTTIKQPNYEMGFKAAELLIKNLEKGRVNSVKNENNKILAKENNILLPTELIIRMSTK; this comes from the coding sequence ATGAAAAAAAGCATAACGATAAAAGAAATTGCAGAAAAGGCACAAGTTTCAATAGCTACAGTTTCTATGGTTTTAAATAAAAAAGATAAAAAAATCAGCCAGGCAACAAGAGAAAAGATTTTAATTATTGCAGAAAAATATAATTATACACCCAATACCATGGCAAGAAGTCTCATTACAAAGCAGACTCGTACAATCGGTCTGATTATACCCGATATTGTAAATCCATTTTTCCCTGAAATAGCAAGAGGCGTAGAGGATAAAGCCAGTGAGTTGGGATATAGTGTCATCTATTGCAATACAGATGACAAAATAAAAAGAGAAGATAAATATATTAACGTATTAACGGAAAAAATGGTGGACGGTATTATTTTTGCACACTCTTCTGACAGGCAGATGGGCTTTGACAGTTTAGACAGATGTAAAGTCCCCATTCTGTTAATAGACAGAGATTATGAAAATAAAAATGTCATAGGACGGGTTGTAGTAGACAACAAAAAAGGTGCTTATATGGCAACTTCGTATCTGCTGGACAGAGGCTATAAAAAGATTGCATATATTGCAGGTTCTATAACAACTACCACTGCAATTGGAAGACTAGAGGGATATAACCAGGCTCTTACGGAAAGAAAACTTGTTATAGATAATCGTTACATAAAGGTGGGAGAGTATAAGATGCAGTGGGGAATGCAGGCTGCAGAGCAACTGCTCTGTGAAAAAGAACCTGCTGACGCAATTTTCTGCGGTAACGATTTAATTGCCATCGGGGCAATAAAAAAATTAAAGGAATATGGTTTAAGAGTGCCAGAAGACATTGGAATTGTAGGATTTGACGACATTTATCTGGCAAGTCTGGTGGAGCCGCCACTGACCACCATAAAACAGCCCAATTATGAAATGGGTTTTAAAGCCGCAGAGCTTCTTATAAAAAATCTGGAAAAAGGCAGAGTGAACAGCGTAAAAAATGAGAATAATAAAATTTTAGCGAAAGAAAATAATATATTACTTCCAACTGAACTAATTATTCGAATGTCTACTAAATAA
- the xylB gene encoding xylulokinase, translating to MEYLLGIDIGTSGTKTVLFDTDANTVSSKTCEYPLYQEQNGWAEQDPLDWWKATAEGIQYVITQSRVNPKDIKGIGLSGQMHGLVMLDSDGLPLRRSIIWCDQRTGKEVEDMNRLLTPEKLIDITANPALTGFTAAKILWVRKNEPEVYKQCAHILLPKDYIRYKLTGDFATEVSDASGMQLMDVSKRDWSDEVLDTLEINRGLLGKMYESPDITGQVHQGAAAETGLMAGTIVVGGAGDNPAAAIGTGIVSEGSAFTTIGTSGVVYAISDKVAIDKKGRVHTLCASVPGKWTVMSCTQGAGLSLQWLRNNVCSNEVAEAKEKGVDPYEIMTAMAAKVPVGADRLVYLPYLMGERSPHPDPDCRGTFFGLSAIHETKHLIRAVLEGVAYSQLECVDVFREMGVNINDMMICGGGARSDMWRQMFADMYQCPVSTIQAEQGGALGAAILAGIGAGVYKDLESTCKKLILKKSIQEPIKSNSMEYQKYYKLYKELYITLFDSYKKLAAL from the coding sequence ATGGAATATTTATTGGGAATAGATATAGGAACTTCTGGAACAAAGACAGTTTTGTTTGATACTGATGCAAACACAGTAAGTTCCAAAACATGTGAGTATCCTCTTTATCAGGAACAGAACGGCTGGGCAGAGCAGGATCCACTGGACTGGTGGAAGGCAACAGCTGAAGGTATTCAGTATGTAATAACACAATCAAGGGTGAATCCCAAGGATATAAAAGGAATTGGCCTTTCAGGCCAGATGCACGGACTTGTTATGCTTGATTCCGATGGACTTCCTTTGCGAAGATCAATCATCTGGTGTGATCAGAGGACTGGTAAAGAGGTAGAAGATATGAACCGACTTCTGACACCAGAGAAGTTGATTGACATTACGGCCAACCCAGCCTTGACCGGTTTTACCGCAGCAAAGATTCTCTGGGTCAGAAAAAATGAGCCGGAAGTTTATAAACAGTGTGCTCATATTTTATTGCCTAAAGACTATATACGATATAAGCTTACAGGAGATTTTGCAACAGAAGTCTCTGATGCATCAGGAATGCAGCTTATGGATGTATCAAAGAGAGACTGGTCTGATGAGGTTCTGGATACACTTGAAATAAACAGGGGGCTGCTTGGAAAAATGTATGAATCACCGGATATAACCGGACAGGTTCATCAGGGGGCAGCAGCAGAAACAGGTCTTATGGCTGGTACGATTGTTGTAGGAGGAGCTGGAGACAATCCGGCTGCAGCTATAGGAACCGGAATTGTAAGTGAAGGAAGTGCCTTTACAACCATCGGTACTTCAGGAGTTGTTTATGCAATTTCAGATAAAGTTGCTATTGACAAAAAGGGCCGAGTGCATACATTATGCGCTTCAGTTCCAGGAAAATGGACGGTTATGAGTTGTACACAAGGAGCCGGACTTTCCCTTCAATGGCTTAGAAACAATGTATGCAGCAATGAAGTGGCAGAAGCAAAAGAAAAAGGCGTTGACCCTTATGAAATCATGACCGCTATGGCAGCAAAAGTCCCCGTTGGTGCGGACAGGCTGGTATATCTGCCATATTTAATGGGTGAACGTTCCCCTCATCCGGATCCGGACTGCCGTGGAACTTTCTTTGGCCTTTCAGCCATTCATGAAACAAAACACCTGATCAGAGCAGTACTGGAAGGGGTTGCCTATTCTCAGCTGGAATGTGTAGATGTTTTCCGGGAAATGGGCGTAAATATAAACGACATGATGATCTGCGGAGGTGGAGCGAGAAGTGATATGTGGAGGCAGATGTTTGCTGACATGTATCAATGTCCTGTAAGTACCATTCAGGCTGAACAGGGTGGTGCGTTGGGAGCTGCCATACTGGCGGGAATCGGTGCAGGTGTATATAAGGATTTGGAATCCACCTGTAAAAAGCTTATTTTGAAAAAGTCCATACAGGAACCTATTAAATCAAACAGTATGGAATATCAGAAGTACTATAAATTATATAAAGAATTGTATATAACGTTATTTGACAGTTACAAAAAATTAGCTGCCCTGTAA
- the rbsB gene encoding ribose ABC transporter substrate-binding protein RbsB produces MKKILVVLLVLILALGMFGCGNKAAAPDDKADKKATIGLIVSTLNNPFFVDLKDGAQAKADELGAKLVVLDSQDDSATELSNMEDLINKGVDLILINPTDSEAVGSAVAAANEAGIPVITLDRSANKGDVVCHIASDNVAGGKLAGDFIVEKLGGKGNVVELEGVPGASAAIDRGKGFNEAIAKSNIKVVAKQTANFNRAEGLSVMENILQAQPEINAVFAHNDEMALGALEAIKASGRDIMVVGFDATDDAVKAVKAGEMAATVQQLPKEIGAEGVDAAMKVIGGEKVDKSIPVKLSLVTE; encoded by the coding sequence ATGAAGAAGATTTTAGTGGTTTTGCTGGTACTTATTTTAGCACTGGGAATGTTCGGATGTGGAAATAAGGCTGCTGCTCCAGATGACAAAGCTGACAAAAAGGCAACAATAGGCTTGATTGTATCAACTTTGAATAACCCTTTCTTTGTGGATCTCAAAGATGGTGCTCAGGCCAAGGCGGATGAGTTGGGAGCTAAACTGGTGGTTCTTGATTCACAGGATGATTCAGCTACAGAGCTTTCAAACATGGAAGATTTAATCAACAAGGGTGTTGACCTGATTCTAATCAATCCTACCGATTCAGAAGCAGTGGGGAGCGCTGTGGCTGCTGCTAATGAAGCAGGCATTCCGGTAATCACTCTTGACAGATCAGCTAATAAGGGCGATGTTGTTTGTCATATCGCTTCTGACAACGTGGCTGGAGGAAAACTTGCAGGTGACTTTATTGTTGAAAAGCTTGGAGGAAAAGGTAACGTTGTAGAACTTGAAGGTGTTCCAGGAGCTTCTGCTGCTATTGACAGAGGTAAAGGCTTTAATGAAGCAATCGCTAAGAGTAATATTAAAGTTGTAGCTAAACAGACGGCTAATTTTAACAGAGCAGAGGGATTATCTGTAATGGAAAATATTTTACAGGCTCAGCCAGAAATTAATGCAGTATTCGCTCATAATGATGAAATGGCATTAGGTGCTTTAGAAGCAATTAAAGCTTCCGGCAGAGATATCATGGTTGTTGGTTTCGATGCTACTGATGATGCAGTTAAAGCAGTTAAGGCTGGTGAAATGGCGGCTACTGTTCAGCAGCTTCCAAAAGAAATTGGAGCAGAAGGTGTTGATGCTGCCATGAAAGTGATTGGTGGAGAAAAAGTAGACAAATCCATTCCAGTTAAACTTTCACTTGTTACGGAATAA
- the epsC gene encoding serine O-acetyltransferase EpsC, which yields MKDKFKQNVQDIVEDITANYLTEELFLAKETVMLPDRSEIISLIKELRTIMFPGYFGTDRLDCTLAPYFIGQKLTNVFDKLSTQIELALSYTCNCKSKEIADQAETITVEFLRQLSKIQRILVTDIQAAYDGDPAAGSKEQIIFSYPGLYAVFVYRMAHELYIRNVPFIPRIMTEYAHSRTGIDINAGATIGKYFFIDHGTGVVIGETTIIGDNVKLFQGVTIGALSTRGGQSLAGVKRHPTIEDNVTIYSGASILGGKTVIGHDCVIGGNAFITKSIAPHTKVSIKNPELSISGDGFDE from the coding sequence TTGAAAGATAAATTTAAACAAAATGTTCAAGATATAGTTGAAGATATTACTGCTAATTATCTTACAGAGGAACTGTTCTTAGCAAAAGAGACTGTAATGCTGCCTGACAGGAGCGAGATTATCAGTTTAATAAAAGAACTCAGGACAATTATGTTTCCAGGGTATTTTGGAACAGACAGGCTGGATTGTACCCTGGCACCATATTTTATAGGACAAAAGCTTACAAATGTTTTTGATAAGCTTTCAACACAGATAGAGCTGGCCCTATCCTATACCTGCAACTGTAAAAGTAAGGAGATAGCAGATCAGGCTGAAACCATTACCGTTGAATTCCTGAGACAGCTGTCAAAAATTCAAAGAATACTGGTGACAGACATTCAGGCTGCTTATGATGGAGATCCAGCAGCAGGCAGTAAAGAACAGATTATATTCTCCTATCCAGGACTTTATGCTGTTTTCGTTTATCGTATGGCTCATGAACTGTATATAAGAAATGTACCTTTTATTCCAAGAATTATGACAGAATATGCTCATAGCCGTACAGGTATTGATATTAATGCAGGAGCAACCATCGGAAAGTATTTCTTTATTGACCACGGTACTGGGGTTGTAATCGGAGAGACTACCATAATCGGAGATAATGTAAAACTGTTCCAGGGAGTCACCATTGGGGCTTTATCTACACGGGGAGGCCAGTCTCTGGCAGGAGTTAAGAGACATCCGACTATAGAAGATAATGTTACTATTTATTCCGGAGCTTCTATTCTGGGCGGTAAAACAGTAATCGGTCATGACTGTGTTATTGGGGGTAATGCTTTTATTACAAAATCCATAGCACCTCATACCAAAGTAAGTATCAAAAATCCGGAACTGTCTATAAGTGGCGATGGATTTGATGAGTAG
- a CDS encoding NAD(P)-dependent alcohol dehydrogenase, with protein MKNRAAYMTELNKMEIREIPVPEVKEQEVLVKLEYVGICGSDVHYFHDGRCGDFVVDGEFMLGHECAGTIVKLGSGVTNLTIGDKVALEPGITCGQCEFCKTGRYNLCPDVQFLATPPVQGCYENYIAFPANMCFKLPEKISTKEGALVEPLSVGMHAASQGQIGLGDQVVILGAGCIGLVTLLACKAYGATDITVVDVIPKRLEYAKKLGATRTINGKNTDVIAEIEKLTNGMGVEKVIETAGSPVTIAQTPYLVKNGGTIVLVGLSADPEIKFNFGKIMAKEAKIESVFRYRNVYPKAIAAIADGIIDVSGIVTHEFEFDHIQEAFECAINDKDNVVKAVIKITE; from the coding sequence ATGAAAAACAGAGCAGCTTATATGACAGAGCTAAATAAAATGGAAATCCGTGAAATACCTGTACCTGAAGTGAAAGAACAGGAGGTATTGGTCAAGCTTGAATACGTGGGCATATGTGGCTCCGATGTTCATTACTTTCACGATGGCAGATGCGGAGACTTTGTAGTAGATGGAGAATTTATGCTGGGGCATGAATGTGCAGGCACAATAGTTAAATTGGGAAGTGGTGTAACTAATCTTACAATCGGTGACAAGGTAGCCTTGGAACCTGGTATTACCTGCGGCCAGTGTGAATTCTGCAAAACAGGAAGATATAATCTTTGCCCGGATGTACAGTTCTTAGCTACTCCTCCAGTTCAGGGATGCTATGAAAACTATATTGCATTTCCTGCCAATATGTGCTTTAAGCTACCAGAGAAGATATCCACCAAAGAAGGGGCATTAGTAGAACCTTTATCTGTAGGCATGCACGCAGCATCTCAGGGACAGATTGGACTTGGAGACCAGGTAGTCATTCTTGGTGCAGGATGTATAGGACTTGTTACATTACTTGCATGCAAGGCTTACGGTGCTACAGACATTACAGTAGTAGATGTTATTCCTAAGCGCCTTGAATATGCAAAGAAACTAGGAGCAACAAGAACAATAAATGGTAAGAATACAGATGTTATCGCTGAAATAGAAAAACTGACAAATGGCATGGGCGTAGAAAAAGTAATTGAAACAGCAGGTTCACCAGTTACTATAGCTCAGACTCCATATCTGGTAAAGAATGGTGGGACTATTGTTTTAGTTGGGTTGTCAGCAGATCCTGAAATTAAATTTAACTTTGGCAAGATTATGGCTAAGGAAGCTAAGATTGAGTCAGTATTCAGATATCGAAACGTATATCCTAAGGCCATAGCAGCTATAGCAGATGGCATCATTGATGTATCAGGAATCGTAACTCATGAATTTGAGTTTGACCATATTCAGGAAGCTTTTGAATGTGCTATAAATGATAAGGATAATGTTGTTAAAGCAGTAATTAAAATCACGGAGTAA
- the rbsD gene encoding D-ribose pyranase: MKKNLLINSEISYCISKLGHKDSIVIGDAGLPVPDGVKRIDLALSEGIPSFTSVLRAVLSEQEVEKIILAEEIRTVSSELHDEILALCRQSEKMFEIEYMPHEMFKESTKKCKCAIRTGEFTPFANIILISGVVF, from the coding sequence ATGAAGAAAAATTTGCTAATTAACTCCGAAATATCCTATTGCATTTCAAAATTGGGACATAAAGACAGTATCGTTATAGGTGATGCAGGACTGCCAGTTCCGGATGGTGTGAAACGCATAGATCTGGCATTATCTGAGGGTATTCCCTCATTTACATCAGTGTTAAGGGCTGTTTTGTCTGAACAGGAAGTGGAAAAGATTATTCTTGCAGAAGAAATACGGACGGTCAGCAGTGAATTACACGATGAAATTCTGGCGCTATGCAGACAATCAGAGAAAATGTTTGAGATTGAATATATGCCCCATGAAATGTTTAAGGAAAGTACAAAAAAATGTAAATGTGCCATAAGGACAGGTGAATTTACTCCTTTTGCAAATATCATATTAATATCGGGCGTAGTTTTCTAA
- a CDS encoding sugar ABC transporter ATP-binding protein yields MHKKIVTMSGITKEFSGVTVLDKVDFTIYEGRIMALLGENGAGKSTLMKILTGVYEKSSGQIHLNDEPVDFKSTKESQENGIAIIHQELNLIGHLSIGENIFLGREPVNRFGKIDWRKLYSESEKWISMLGLNENPRQIVNNISVGKQQLVEIAKALSLNAKIIIMDEPTGALTISETEKLFSVIGKLKAQNHSIVYISHRLEEIFKICDDITVLRDGKLIREVPASEVDEDKLIEMMVGRKLEEQYPKSNSEIGEVIFEVKNLTNKFVSNGSFQLKKGETLGIAGLMGSSRTELARTIYGIYKMDKGEIFINGKKIHINSPRDAIKAGIAYVSEDRKTNGIVLGMSIKENITLTSLKSISGRLGYVFKKREEEVSQEYVKNLSIKSSGTKQLVKYLSGGNQQKVSIAKNLFADPSILILDEPTRGVDVGAKKEIYNLINKFKQAGVSIIMISSEIPEILGMSDRVLVMHEGHISGILDMDSANQESIMSLAVGKGV; encoded by the coding sequence ATGCATAAAAAGATTGTGACCATGAGCGGGATAACCAAGGAGTTTTCCGGAGTTACAGTGCTGGATAAGGTTGACTTTACTATATATGAAGGCAGAATTATGGCACTCCTTGGAGAAAATGGAGCGGGAAAGTCAACGTTGATGAAAATTCTTACGGGCGTATACGAGAAGTCATCCGGGCAAATACATTTAAATGATGAACCTGTTGATTTTAAAAGTACAAAGGAGTCCCAGGAAAACGGAATAGCCATTATACATCAGGAACTGAACCTCATAGGACACTTATCTATAGGTGAAAACATATTTTTAGGCAGAGAACCAGTAAACAGGTTTGGAAAAATTGATTGGCGAAAATTATACAGCGAATCTGAAAAATGGATTTCTATGTTGGGGCTAAATGAGAACCCCAGACAAATTGTAAATAATATCAGTGTTGGTAAACAACAGTTGGTGGAAATAGCTAAGGCCTTATCTTTAAATGCAAAAATAATTATTATGGATGAGCCTACGGGAGCATTAACCATTTCTGAAACAGAAAAACTGTTTAGTGTAATAGGAAAGTTGAAGGCGCAGAACCATAGCATTGTTTATATTTCACACAGGCTAGAAGAAATATTTAAAATTTGTGATGATATAACGGTTTTACGTGATGGAAAGTTAATCCGGGAAGTACCTGCATCGGAAGTTGATGAAGATAAGCTCATAGAAATGATGGTAGGAAGAAAACTGGAAGAACAGTATCCAAAATCCAATTCAGAAATAGGTGAAGTGATTTTTGAAGTTAAAAATCTTACAAATAAGTTTGTCAGCAATGGGTCTTTTCAGTTGAAAAAGGGCGAGACATTAGGCATTGCAGGACTTATGGGCTCAAGCAGAACAGAACTTGCCAGAACAATTTATGGAATATATAAAATGGATAAAGGCGAAATTTTTATAAATGGTAAAAAAATCCATATTAACAGTCCAAGAGATGCCATAAAAGCAGGGATTGCCTACGTTTCAGAAGACAGAAAGACCAATGGCATTGTTTTAGGCATGAGCATAAAAGAAAATATAACTCTTACTTCCTTAAAAAGTATCAGCGGAAGACTGGGATATGTTTTCAAGAAAAGGGAAGAAGAAGTCAGTCAGGAATACGTTAAAAATTTATCTATTAAATCCAGTGGGACCAAACAGCTGGTCAAATATTTAAGCGGAGGAAACCAGCAAAAAGTTTCTATTGCAAAGAATCTGTTTGCAGATCCCAGCATCCTTATTCTTGATGAACCAACAAGAGGTGTTGATGTAGGGGCTAAAAAGGAAATTTATAATTTAATTAATAAATTCAAGCAGGCTGGTGTAAGTATTATTATGATTTCTTCGGAAATTCCTGAAATTCTCGGCATGAGTGACCGGGTTCTGGTGATGCATGAAGGGCATATCAGTGGAATATTGGATATGGATAGTGCGAATCAGGAGAGTATTATGAGTTTAGCTGTAGGGAAGGGTGTGTAG
- the rbsC gene encoding ribose ABC transporter permease produces MKWTSNDSVKDIIKKNKPLIVLLLLSIAMACLSDSFFTWRNLLTVLRQTSINAVIATGMTFAILIGGIDLSVGSVLAICGAIAANLIASGMDIILAILITLFLGLAIGIVNGLLISKGRLQPFIATLGTMTLLRGFTLVYTQGKPIGTGDGAGSLIFGKIGSGYILGLPIPVYIMIIVFVIAYYILRHLRMGRYIYALGSNEEATVYSGIKTDKVKLFVYGASGILAALAGIIVTARLGSAQPTAGAGYELDAIAAVVLGGTSMSGGVGTIGGTAIGALIIGILNNALNLLQVPSYYQDVAKGAVILFAVLLDRKQKAAR; encoded by the coding sequence TTGAAATGGACATCTAATGATAGTGTTAAGGATATAATCAAAAAAAATAAACCGTTAATTGTTTTACTCCTATTAAGTATTGCTATGGCTTGCTTAAGTGATAGTTTCTTTACATGGAGGAATCTGCTTACCGTTCTTAGGCAAACCTCGATAAATGCAGTGATTGCTACCGGCATGACCTTTGCTATCTTAATTGGGGGCATTGATCTTTCTGTGGGTTCTGTTCTGGCCATATGCGGTGCCATTGCAGCAAATCTCATTGCCTCAGGTATGGACATAATTTTAGCAATACTCATTACTTTATTTTTAGGCCTGGCCATTGGAATTGTAAATGGTCTGCTTATTAGTAAAGGGCGGTTACAGCCTTTCATTGCAACATTGGGAACCATGACATTACTTAGAGGTTTTACGCTGGTATATACCCAGGGAAAACCCATTGGAACCGGTGACGGTGCGGGAAGCCTCATTTTTGGGAAAATTGGGTCAGGCTATATATTAGGGCTGCCTATTCCAGTATACATTATGATTATTGTATTCGTCATTGCTTACTACATTTTAAGACATCTGCGCATGGGAAGATATATTTATGCTCTGGGCTCTAATGAGGAAGCAACCGTTTATTCAGGCATTAAAACCGATAAGGTTAAACTCTTTGTATATGGAGCCTCTGGAATCCTGGCCGCCTTGGCAGGAATCATTGTTACAGCCAGACTAGGTTCTGCACAACCTACTGCCGGAGCAGGATATGAACTGGATGCCATAGCCGCAGTAGTACTCGGAGGAACCAGTATGTCGGGCGGTGTAGGAACCATCGGAGGAACTGCTATTGGTGCATTGATTATAGGTATATTGAACAATGCTTTAAACTTATTGCAGGTGCCTTCTTATTATCAGGATGTGGCTAAGGGTGCAGTAATACTGTTTGCTGTTCTGCTTGACAGAAAACAGAAGGCCGCCAGATAA
- a CDS encoding HD-GYP domain-containing protein produces MIFVQTNQLKPGMIVGQAVMNDVSVVPLLLADQKLTIRYIRKLRTLNIPGVYIKTKYSEDIIAQGFVDPALKQKITADLKSVCRNFVSKSAITSSMANTLIDVSSSLMDHILSKDEYVLNMVEIKTFDNYTYSHCINVASLATLIGIQLGYSRVSLQELTSAGLMHDFGKLEVPIGIINKPSSLTTEEFAIVKKHPTYAVNKLKNSMKISLTVLDGIASHHEKYDGTGYPNGLSGANIPLCGRILAIADVYDALTTARSYRPAWQTKDTLDFMASNSGTHFDPDILNAFFKTISVYPVGTMVKLTDDSIALVIKNTPGCMLDPMVRILSSKKIASGTEFDLAKVENLHIIKSIDADSEIPLEIFD; encoded by the coding sequence ATGATTTTCGTACAAACAAATCAGCTTAAGCCCGGTATGATAGTTGGTCAAGCTGTTATGAATGACGTATCGGTTGTTCCACTTCTACTTGCCGATCAAAAACTAACTATACGTTATATCAGAAAGTTAAGAACACTGAATATTCCCGGAGTATATATAAAAACAAAATACAGCGAGGATATCATTGCTCAAGGTTTTGTTGACCCTGCTTTAAAACAGAAAATCACGGCAGATTTAAAAAGCGTATGTAGAAATTTTGTATCAAAGTCGGCTATAACTTCAAGCATGGCAAATACCTTAATTGATGTTTCCAGCTCTTTGATGGACCATATTCTTTCTAAGGATGAATATGTCTTAAATATGGTTGAAATAAAAACATTTGACAACTATACTTATTCCCATTGCATTAATGTTGCCAGTTTAGCCACACTCATCGGGATACAGCTTGGATATAGCCGTGTTTCCCTTCAGGAACTTACGTCAGCTGGCTTAATGCATGACTTTGGTAAATTAGAAGTACCTATCGGTATTATAAATAAACCTTCCTCTTTAACAACAGAAGAATTTGCTATTGTTAAAAAACACCCGACCTATGCGGTTAACAAGCTAAAAAATTCAATGAAAATTTCATTAACCGTTTTAGATGGTATTGCCAGCCACCATGAGAAATATGATGGAACTGGTTATCCAAATGGACTTTCAGGGGCAAATATACCTTTATGTGGCCGAATATTAGCCATTGCAGATGTTTATGATGCCTTAACAACTGCCCGGTCATATCGTCCGGCATGGCAGACTAAAGATACTCTGGATTTTATGGCCAGTAATTCAGGTACTCATTTTGATCCTGATATTTTAAATGCTTTCTTTAAAACAATTTCTGTTTATCCGGTTGGAACTATGGTGAAACTAACGGATGATTCCATAGCCTTGGTTATAAAAAATACCCCGGGATGCATGCTGGATCCTATGGTAAGGATTCTTTCCTCAAAAAAAATTGCATCCGGAACAGAGTTCGATCTTGCTAAAGTTGAAAATTTACATATTATAAAATCCATTGATGCGGACAGTGAAATTCCATTGGAAATATTTGATTAA
- a CDS encoding sugar ABC transporter substrate-binding protein → MKKKILSLLLVLTLVFATFAACGKAESKSDDKEGKTYKVAYIARAQSDSFAAWLANEMKAAAKEYKDIDLEVFDGQADDEKENAAIENAISNGFDAIIVQPNNGEAQRPYVEQVVDAGIIAITTNARIDGIKGASSVDADPYLQAKVNAEQAIKQVPQNGRVVVLKGPSGNFHADERLKAWKEVFFKARPDVKIVGEDFANWNKDEAMQLMEDWVTSQGKIDAIISMNDNMAAGALEVVKDNPDYKNILSYGVDGTAEACLLIEQGKMTSTCLQSAIDLAKLNMETVHKLLTGEEKQIDTNIEEVLITKDNASQYVKMYRERGLITE, encoded by the coding sequence ATGAAAAAGAAAATTTTATCCCTTCTATTAGTTTTAACTCTTGTATTTGCCACATTTGCAGCTTGTGGAAAAGCTGAAAGCAAATCCGATGATAAAGAAGGCAAGACTTATAAGGTAGCTTATATCGCCAGAGCTCAGTCTGACTCTTTTGCTGCATGGCTTGCAAATGAAATGAAGGCAGCCGCAAAGGAATATAAAGACATTGATCTTGAAGTCTTTGATGGACAGGCTGATGACGAAAAAGAAAATGCTGCAATCGAAAATGCCATTTCTAATGGATTTGATGCAATCATTGTTCAGCCAAACAATGGTGAGGCTCAGAGACCTTATGTAGAACAGGTTGTTGACGCTGGTATCATTGCTATCACCACTAATGCTCGTATTGATGGCATTAAAGGTGCTTCTTCCGTTGACGCAGACCCATATCTTCAGGCTAAAGTTAATGCAGAACAGGCAATCAAACAGGTACCACAGAATGGAAGAGTTGTTGTTCTAAAGGGACCTTCAGGAAACTTCCACGCAGATGAAAGACTAAAAGCATGGAAAGAAGTATTCTTTAAAGCAAGACCAGACGTAAAAATTGTTGGTGAAGATTTTGCAAACTGGAATAAAGATGAAGCTATGCAGCTGATGGAAGACTGGGTTACATCACAGGGTAAAATTGATGCTATTATTTCTATGAATGATAATATGGCAGCAGGCGCTTTGGAAGTAGTTAAGGATAATCCAGATTATAAGAATATTTTATCTTACGGTGTAGATGGCACTGCAGAAGCTTGTCTTCTTATTGAACAGGGTAAGATGACTTCAACTTGCTTACAGTCTGCAATCGATCTTGCAAAATTAAATATGGAAACGGTTCACAAACTACTAACAGGTGAAGAAAAACAAATCGATACAAATATTGAAGAAGTACTTATCACAAAGGATAATGCAAGCCAGTATGTAAAAATGTACCGAGAAAGAGGACTAATCACTGAGTAA